The Thamnophis elegans isolate rThaEle1 chromosome Z, rThaEle1.pri, whole genome shotgun sequence DNA window ACACACCAACAACAACCAGCTGGGGCCAGAGAGCCAGACAATTAAACTATACACACTGACATAATTTTGAACACTATTTGTAGCCTTCAACAGGAATAACTGACACATTTGTGACTGACAGCTTGTAATTGTTCATTGTTAGGCCCAGAAATCATGGTTCCCAAACTTCCTTGATTGCCAAGCAAAAATTGTCTTATGGAGTCATTAGAACATTGCCTCTACCGCTAATTCTCCCTGATCTTTCCTGCCTCAAGTGTAGCAGCAATATATGTGGGGCTTCCTTCTGTAGTTAATTCAATACATTTTTTGGTGGCTTACAGAGGAATTCAAACAAGAACACTGTCATGTTATAACATGATCATTAGGACACTCCCTAATTGGGTGATGACAATTCTGTTTCTGTAGAACTGCAACAAGAATTGCCTTTCTGCATTATctttttcagattcagatttttaaaattctggaaACAGTTTTCTTCATTTATAATAAGTCATTATATTATCAGGATGTTTAAAAGACTATATCTCCCATTTTTCCAGAACTCATTTATACTTGCACATTCAGGTTATAAGATCAGAGAATaataaggaagagagaaagagcttATGGATTGGAAGAAAAATTAGTCTGTGTAATTAGTTGTGTGCATATTaggaaatgcaaaaacaaaagagtccttgatttacaaccagtctcttagcaaccaaaattacAACATCCTCATTCCCCAAGTGCCAAGAACCCAGATTCGAAGTTCCAATAGCTGgggccccaccccaccctgcaaTGATTACACTTTGGGGTTTTGGCAAGAATCTTGCATTATATGGCCATTTTCAACTTCCCATGGTTACAAGACTTAAATTTACcaagttttttgtaaaaaaacctGACATTTACTTActggcaaaaacacccccattgcAGACATAGGCCCCCAAAATGTTGAAAATTGAAGTGGGACCCATTTTAACAACTAGAAAAATGTAtgaccataattccaggctcaattaagTCAAGGGCAACCTGTAGTTGTTGTGTTACACTTTTTCCTTTTCCCACCTTCTCCAAGACTTAAGAAGTTTGCTCTTCCCAGTGATAGCCTCATCTGACTGGCTTCCCAAGGCCATCTCCTACTCAAGTGAGAGGGATATTGTTCTTCTTTATCTTGCAACTTGGAGCTCCAAATCTAGTCCACAGTTGCTTTTCCTCAAGTTGTCTCTTAGGTATAACACCTTGGAGCCTGAAGGCTTTTTCAAACTCCGAGTTGAGCTTTCTAAATTGCCAATCACTTTGTGGCACATCTCAGGCCTTTGTGAAGAAGTAGTGCAAAGTCCTCAGGAGCTGCAAAGGTATCCAGCTCGATATTGTAATACCTTTGTCCATGTGCATTTCAGCCTGATTGTCAACCCCTGCCCCAAGAAAAGACACATCAACTCCAGCTGCTTCAAATCCTGTTGAATTTAAACCCGAAGCATCTTCTCCCAAGTTAGAAACTCTGTGGTCAGAATGAGGGGTTGTGTTTTATTCCATTTAGAAGAAAagcatgagagagagaaaggcagcaAGTGAAAAGAAAGGGATTGATACTAATTTTCAGTCTTtgtataatgaaaataaataccagaaaatccaggatactctttaaaacagtattttcCATCTCAACCCATTAACTAGTTTTCTCAAAGCTGACCCATCTGCTTTATACCTGCTCAAACCCATCCTAGTCAACCCCTTAATCTCTAATCCTAAAgactggctggtgaattctggaagttgaagtccacagatcgtaAAGTTGACACAGTGGGACAGCCTTGCCCTAACCCATGCCTCCTTTTCAATCTTAATTTAATTGTGTTCCCAAAGTGGCTAGCCTTTCCCCTTCTTAACTAAGGTTTAATTCTATTTCAGATCCAAATGTGTAacacaaatatttttataaatcaaGAGTTTCAGAAGAGGAAGATTAAAATTATTAATCTTATAGCTGGCAAAGAGGAAAGAGATTGCCTTTTTTCCAGCTGCATGTCATAACCAAAATTATTTCTCCTTAGCTATAATTTGTGTGGAGATGAGAGGCAGGAGAAAGCTCCCTTTATTTGTTTGAAGGATGAGTTTTTACTGACACTTTCCAGCTGCTTAATAATGATCAATCCCCCCTACCCCCATACATACAAAACACacgcatacaaacacacacaatgtCAACATTCAATATTGCCCTTGGTTCTTTGACCTGCCTTCTGATTTTATATctctggaaaagcatctttgtacATTGGGACTGATTATTACTTGTTCTTCAGCAATACAAATAGTCCTTTTCTTCATTACGGATTTGAATATCTGTCTTGTAGGAAGGAAGTATAACAatatcccctcccctccttgctccagaagacaaaaagagaaagatgggCATTTTTTGTTGAAAGAAACTATATGATATTTCCTTTGATGTTGAtgtttttgatttatttttgatttatttgtttttaaaggaaatgttaactattatttaaaattttaatgtaTACATCTCTGAATGATATGTAAACACCACAAACCTATCTATGTTTTGGCTGattcattattttattgtaatatttattaaGGACCAAGAACCTAAGCTGACCAAAGGGGAGAAACTGGAGTTGTGAACTCACAAACATTTGCCTTCTCTTAGACATCCCTTTTATttaggaaaggggaaaaggaaaatcCACGTAAGAAACAGCATCTGAAAAATGCCAGAAATGGATAAGAAGTACTTAAATATAACCTTTCAGGCCAGTATCTGCTGTAAGGGAGAGAaagcagtgggtttttttttcctcttccaaagGCTTCCCAGAAGCCAGGTTAGATCTTAGCATTGGACTCAGGGTCACCAAGGAATCCTTCTTGAGGCTATTAATATACTGCTCATCTTGCATATCTGTCTCACTGCCAAGGAACCAGATGTAACACAGTAAATACCATTGCTAATAAGATTGTGAACACATGAGTGATCTACCTGAGGAACAAACCTTAGCCCTTTTTCTCCCACAATAAATGCTTAGTTTTCTCCTTCTGGCATCAAACATTTCCTGGCATTTTGCAAATGCTACTCTGAGtgctactttttaaattttatttatatctcatgtttattatttttataaataactccagGTGGTGAatatactccttcttcctcctattttcctattAATAACAGTTAATACTATTAATAGCCTATATCCTACTCTGCTCTATGCCTGGGAGACATGGTTACAGGAAATCTGacgttttatgttttatgtcagCAAATATTCATGGAGTAATTCATCTGTTCAGTGGTCTCACCCAATATGAGATAAAGAATGTTATTTAATATCAATAGCTCTGATGAGATTACAACTGTGATTTTATTGAATTTGCATAGGGAAGAAACAGGATTTCTTAAGTAAAAACTTTATTTCTGGATGAGACACCCATGAGAGACATCTCCGTAACTGAGATATGCATGTTAGAACAAGTTCCTTTTAAAATGATACTTGAAGGATTTTTTTAAGGATCTAAAAACTTAAACCTGTCTCCTACTTGGGACACCTCTTAGTCAAATGTAAATTAAACATATTTAGTTGATTTATTTGTTAGAAGTCAATAGCATGAAATTACGTATAAAAGTTTACAGAATACAGACATGGATTAAATCAGACTTCATTTCTGAAATCTAAAAGAATGGTCTCCAGATTAAGATTAAAAATGCGTATGTAAAATGGTTAATTTTTTATTAGTGCTTTTGTTCAAAATTCATAATGGATCACCAATGAAAGGTGACCTTTTAGGTTTCTCACTATACAACCTACAATTTGGTGCTCTCCAGACAATTTGGGAATGGAActacaacacccagaattccaagTAGACAATGCTCTGAGGACAACAATCTTAAGTCCACATCATTAACTAGACCATGAGTTTACTCTTCTAAAAATAGGCTCTGTTTTGGGGGCATGTGGGATGTGCTACTATACTAGTATATAGGATACTTATAAATAGTAAGAACAAAGACACGTGGAGAAGGATTGTAGTTTCTTTGGCAAGTTTATTGCATCCAGTTGCTATAAGAAAATTCAAGACAATTAAAATTATGCATCCCCGTCCTTGAATAAAATAAGTGTACATTCTCTCAAAAGTGAGGCAGGAAACCTGTTATGTTCAAATAAAATCTACAATATGGAATTCTAGGCTAAAAAGGTTGTGTGCTTTTACACTTCTCTATATGTGTGCGAAATTTGGTGTATTCAGAAAGCAATGTCTAGTTTTTGTCTTACTCCTCCCCAAAACCAAACTTCTTTTTAGATCCCCTCCATTTAAATCTAAAACAGATATAATACAGGGGGTTGCTATAAGCAGTTGCTCAGCAATGCAATTAATTTAGACTTTGGATTTAAtggtttacattttttatttcctctaccttaaatggtcatttttattaaaatacctGCCTCAAGATAAACTAGTTCTGTAGCATTTGGaggttttattgctttttttaaactaaaattgtgCTCTGGCATTTTTATTGCTGCTGCTGCAAAACTAAAGGAGATAATTGTATAACAGTACACTTTTATAGCATTTTTAAACAGATTCAGGCACTGATCAGGTGCTGATCAAAATTGCAGTGCAAGGAGAATTCAGACATCACCTAGGAATATCTACACTGAATGCTGGatatatttgtttttcctttcaagGGTTTAGATATTCCTCAATGAACCTTTGTCTTTGCCCTCTCTATATGTAGTGCTGAAAACAGAACACCACAGAAATTTCACACCCCGCATATCAAGCAAGCTCTATGAATTCAGCATAGATCTCTACTGGCTGGTAAATGACTTTACCAAAAATTTTGAACCTTGCCATCCATTTGCACGAACGATGTTATATTCATTTGTGCTATATTGGCCCTAACTCAACCTTCCGTTTTCATAGGCCTCTAGGGCTTCCACAGTCACCTTTAACATAGATCGGGTTTATCATCTAACACAATGTTATACAACTATTTTTGATGTGATATAGCAGAATGCTGGCCAACATGGTTTTCACAATGATGCATAATAGCACTTTATGATACTTGCAAAATCTGACAGCTCTTCTAGAGCTGGTTAACACAGCCTCTAATTTTGGTTCAGTGCAGGTTCAGATCTACATCCAGGTTATATTAGTTAATTCATGGTTGGAACATTTTTTTCAAGCATGGCTTTAttcaaatttaaaagatatatacaGCACATAAATACTATTTAAATCAATGGAGGGTGGGGGAATGGAAAGAGAGGCAGAAAAATGGTGAACTCAGAGAAAAATGACTTAGATATTAAGAGATTAATATACAATGTTTCATACTCTTCCTCTAGACCTGACTGGGTTTTTGGCAATGATTTCCTGAGAAGCTGCTAAAGGTCTACTAAGCTGGTATAAAATATCTGAACAGAAATGCTGAGATTTTTATAGTCATGTatgatctatttttaaaaaagccattgaCATTTGTATTGTCCTCATGAGCCATTCTGGTGTGTAGAGCTTATATGGTAGAAGATTAATGAATGAATCTGAAAATCTTTGAGAATATGACTGATTGATTATTATAGTGCTCATCTCACCTACATGACTCTAGCAAgtttgcaataaataaaatacataatacaattttttttaaagcagataaCAGTCGGGCATCATCCAGCCAATGTACCTAATAAAGTGTTCATCTATTTGTTTAAAGAAAGAACATTCAGgaaaaagattctggaaaaaaatattaacaaattcccccccccccattcctctgTTGAATATCCAAAAAGTAGAAAACTACTAGTCAAAAATAGGATTTTGATCTACCATAAATATCTTCCTAGTGGACCAATGTTACACATCAAGGCCTTGAAAATGAAATGTCCTATTCGCCATATTGTCATCATGAGGAACTTTATTTTTTTGCTCCTGCTCTTACATTAGGAAAATCCCAATACACAGTACAGGTTTATCATGTGTAGGAATGTTTCTTACTTTGAAAATTGCTCAGcttcataaaataaatattatactgtATTTCTGGATCTTAAAAGATTTTCCTGCCTGCATACATACCCACTTTCTTTTTGTTGCACATGTGCCAAACATAAAGGCCCCCCATTCTTTTTGTTAAGGAACCTGGAAATTTTTATTTCCCAACCCTTTCTACCACTGTATGAAATAAATCTTGAGGTCCTCCCATGCTTTGCCTTTAACCATTAGGTATCTTTCTCTTCCAGAGAATGTTATGTCCATGTTTCTTTGGTTGATTCTTAGTGGCAGGCATTATATGGTAGTTTGATCACTCCTCTATGAAGTTCTATAGAGTTTTCAGTCCAATTGATAAGATCACCACCAGTGGAGCTACTGCAGGTTGCCATCTTGTAAATTTCAGCAGGTGTCACAATATAGCTCCACATGTTGAAATCTGACATTTCCCCAATGAAAGCTTGAGTGGCATCAAAGCGGCCACCAAGGGTGTCCTGTAGAGGAAGAGTGCAATAAATATGTATTCAGAAGAAACATGCACGATAATGACAGTACATAAAGTGAGAGGCCTATTTACCTGCTCCTGGCCTAGTATGAAAACACCGCCGGGTTTCACAGGATGCCAAGGAGCCAGATTCTCCCCATTCCCTGTTTGGACACCATCCTGGTAAGATTTCCAGATGCCATGCCGAGTGGACCATGTCACACAGATGTGGTGCCATTTGGCATCATTAACAGCCAATGGCAAGGTGGCAACCTGCAAAGCAAGGACTGAAAAGTTTTAACTAAAAGTGGAAATGAGCAAACCTAGAAGTTATAAACATGACAAGGTACTGAACACCTTAAAATATATCTCTGCTGCACAAACAATTATGAGTTATTTCTCCTACCTTATCATTGATGAGCAACTCCATGGGGTTATTTCCCCATTGAATAAGCACCACTTCATTGGCTTGGTTGGGCACTGAGTAGGAGAAAGGTGTGCCTATCCCTGGGGATGAAGTTGACTTGAGCCAGAGACAGATGGAAAAGGCAAAGATTTCATGTTGCAGAGTGTGCTTGATCTTGATATACATGTAGTTTGTGCGAAGAGGGAAATCCACATGAAAATGTTCGGAATGCTTATCTGCCTTGTTccctggagaacagaagaaagcaGAAATGTGGCACTGCACTGCAACGTAGGGAAATGGAGAGGAAGTGGATTATCCATATACTGCCAGCTGATCTGCTGACCTATTAAGAATTGATTTTCCAGGCTTTCTATGTTCTTTCCCTTAATGGAATCCCATGACCACTATCAATCAGGTTCAGGAAATCtaccaatttttctttcttggctccatttcattctttctgacGCCTTTCCTGATTTAGATTTGGTGGCAAAAGGGTCATAAAGGAGAGCACtcttacatgtgtgtgtgtgtgtgtgtgtgtgtatacacacaacgcacacacacaaactggtcttgttgtattcaggtcttttcccgtataagattgagattgtcttggcatcctcagcctgaggatggcgagtgagaccttgccgaaatgttgccaagacaatctcaatcttacacgggaaaagacccaaataccaCAAGACGAGCATacctacacacacatgcacacagacacagacacaaacatgtgtgtgtgtgtgtgtgtgtgtgtgtgtgtttgtactgtaacaaaggcaacagtaaaaatattgggtttctgtctggatggtctcttgtgacgagtcgaTGGACAGAGAGTGTAACACCGATTGTaacacttatatatatataattagtgtgtcacaacccctggtatgcccaaatatgggaggaagctcactgcttatttatcagcacaaatacaatatatggatggatggatggatggatggatggatggatggatggatggatggatggatggatggatggatggatggatggatggatggatagatagatagatagatagatagatagatagatagatagatagatagatagatagatagatatacacacatacatacatatgtagattttcatgggtacagtTATGCAGGTCTTGtgatacgtacatacatatacatacatacatatatatatgcaggtcttgatgtatttgggtcttttcccatgtaaaattggCAATGTTTCGACGAgctcccactcgccatcttcaggctgatgccttcggcttcatgcttgtgtgagcaaGGCGGCCACccatacctgtacccatgaaaatacaaatatatatattcgtgtatatgtgtgtgtgtgtgtgtgtgtgtgtgtgtatgtatatatatcatgggtgtaggtatgctggtcttgtggtattcgggtcttttcccatgtaagattgagattgtcttggcaatgtttcggtgaggtctcactagtcatcctcaggctggtgtttttggccaAAAACAGCAGCCTGAGgatgccaagacaatctcaatcttagacaggaaaagacctgaatacaacaagaccagcgtatgtatgtatgtatgtatgtatgtatgtatgtatgtatgtatgtattataatacacacacatgcatacatacatacacacacacacacacatatatatatatacatacatacatacacacacatggttgtgtttgtgtatgttccagcataactctgcaaCGCCTCCaggaatttcaaccaaatttgttATACAGGtgacttactctttggaaaaaaatactgtgggagtaagacactcctaacacccctctgtgtttgtgttctgttaagatacagcctattgtgcctaaaaatagtttctaatgtgttgccgtaaaatggcttctactgtgcagcgcagtggagttttACTATGGTAATgatttcacagtactccacaagggaacttcctctggtaaggaggaaaatccaacattagaaattacatttggtccagacatttcccccctataaataaatataaataaatatccgggcaacaccgggttattggctagttctTTATAAAATACTATTGGCATTACATAAAAAATGGTAGCATTCATCCATCTCACGCTAAGCTGCCAAAACACTGTCATATGGTTTCTATCACTATTCAAGCTCATTTTTGCCCCGCATCTATCACATGTGGCTGATTTTATGACTAAGCTATATTTTCAGTCAACATCccctttttcttcattctattgGTCTGTCTCTCCAGTAGAATAATGAGATACTTGAAATATTCCTCAAACTATCATTCTCTTTTAACCATCTTGGTGTCCATCACTTTTCCTGCTGATTATGTGATTATACACTAAGCAGATTCTTCAGAAATGCGGaagcaaataaaataagtattattaaattattaaaagcaaatatttaaaTCTACATTTTTCATCCACTAAAATATTCATTAACATATTTATGTAAACCTCTTATTTAatagtggtttttaaaatcaatattaaattaatataacCTACACATCCCTTGAAGTTCTGGGCTTAACGTTTGTCATAATCCTTTGTCACTGGCTATGTTAATTGGGTCTGAGGAGAATTAAAATCTAAAATAGGTTAGAGTGGGACTATTCATATTCAAATTTCAGCATGACTGGGAAAAttctttgagccagtcactgtctctcagcttTAGCTATCTCATAAAACCAGTTGTGAAAACAAGCAGGTTTTTTGAGAGAAAATGAGATAGAAAAAGCAATATGCAAATGTTAAAAAACTGAAGTTCTCCATTTGCTTCAGATCTAATTATATCCTGCTGTCAGCCTTCTCCAACCCAACACCTATCCTGTTAATCAGGCAGTATGATCCAAAATCTAATGTTTGGGAATTTGTGAATTGTTTCTGATATCTGGAGGGCATCACTAGAAAAACTATTTCTCATTTCTCCACAAATTTGGCAATAGCCACCTAAACATCTGGCTTCTTTATTGTCCATTTACTTGTCATTAAACCCACCTTTTATTATTAGCTCTTTTTATTTAGTAGTTTATTTaatttaccttccttccttccatctatccatccatttttaCTCCATGAATATGGACCAAAGTCTCCTTTCTCATACTGGCAacaccactttctttttcttttcttttcttttttttataccttaaaaattaattttattactaCAGAGCTTTGGAAAGTCACAATATTGTTTTGACTTGCAAGAAGGTTACAACACTACCCACCTGGAAACTCAGGTTTAGTCACTCACCTTTCTCTACCGTGCGTCCATGTGAAACATGCCTTTGTCTCATCCCTGTTGCTTTTGGTACACTGGGTGTCTGATGTTCTGAAGTGTTGGATTTCTCATGGATCTGTTGCTCCAATAAGCTGATCTTTTCCTGAAGAGTATCCCACATGGATGTGGAGAAGGTTGAATTATTCCAATTGTGCTGGAGAAGTCAGGGTAAATGCTCATGTTAATAAAATTCTGCCATTTTTCTAAATCTTCTCTAGACCACTTGTAATGTGCTGCCTCTCTCCCTTCATTAAAATTCCACCTGAAAGACATTATTAACCATTTGGTCTAATTCTTGAATTCCTGTATATTTACCAAGCTGAATTTTAGACTGTATTTACAAATAATTGTATGTTTTCTTCTTGCCTGAAATGAGTTTCCCATTAATGGTACCATCATCTATTCATGTTCTGTTGCCTCATTATTATCACCATTTAAACCCATTTGCAATGCAGTCCTATGCTTCTCTATTTAGTCTTCTTCAGCCCAATGGGTCTTCCTTCCATTGCAAGTATGTAGAGGATGCTAAATTTAGTCACCTTCCTGCACTAAACCCGCCACACAACAAAGAACCTCCTGGAGCTCCAGAAAGAAGTTCTGCTAAAAGGAGGGACTTTTGTTAGTTTTGCAATAGCCACATTATGCATAAAAAGATAATATTGAATAACTTTGCTCCATCTTCAACAAAATCATAATTGAACCCAAGCACCTTACAccttgtacatgtgtgtgtgtgagagtgtgagcATGTGTGTGCTGTGTGTTCATCcatcatgtttcttcctttttaggTAAGCAAAGTTATGCCAATTGCAAAGCAaggaataaaaaattaaattaattaaacaattaattggcttaaggaaaagaaaggaaatatagtAAAATCTAGTTTATACAAACACCATTCACTATAATTCTCCATACTTTTCTCTCTTGAAAGCTATCCCTCCGCATCtcttctgcattttatttttattttattttttaaatcccccTGCATCCATCTCCCTCTGCAAAGTGACTCCAGCCATTTTCTTCATCGCTGCCTTTCGTTCTTTGGATACTGATTTTCTCAACCAAGAGTTGCTATTGATAATGCAACAGAGCTTAAATAATTATGTTTAAACTCTCCCTTCACCCCATATATTTTCCAGAATAACACTATGGTAGGTAGGCACTTTAGAAAGATTAGAAGAAGAAGCAGGAAGATTTGTTGTGAGTAGTTAATTCTGATAGAAACTTGAGTGTATTGGGAGATATTTAGCTTTTAAAGAGAAGTAATAGCATTCCTTAGGTTTGCTTTGATCATATAAATCAGAACAAGGAAGAAAAGATGATTAAATGAAAGATCATATATGAAAACTGATGGAACAGGAATAAAAATGCTTACAATAATTGCTGGCTGATCAGCATTTTGGACAAATTAAAAAATGTAGAGATAAAGATTGTAAATATGAGTATGATGATTGATGGATAATAAACAAGTGCTCAATTAAGGAATACGTAGATTTAAGAAGCTAGATTAAAGTGCATTGAGAAGGATAAGTTTATAGCTAATACCTGTAAATGCTCCAGTCTCTCCTTAAGGGATTTCAACATTCTCTCCATCTGATGTATTGCAGCAGATGCCTCATTGGGTGGATCTTCCATAGCATTAGACTGAGCAGGTGTATGTGCCTTGTGAGAAGAATCATGAGTGTTGTGACTGACCTGTGGTGCATGGTTCCCAGGTTGTGCAGTTGGATGATGCTCATTCTCTTGGGCATGGTGGCCTTCATGGGGATCTCGATGGCCAGCATCACGATGTCCCCTATGGCCATCTTCATGGTGAGGTTGGTGGGCATCCTCATGATGTCCCCTTTGACTATTATCATGATGGCCCCGATGCCCACCTTCGTGATGGCCAAACTTATGGTTATGATTCTCTTCCTGATGATTTCCATGGTGCTCACTATGCCTCCTGGAATGGATTTCACAGCGGCTCAGTTTGGCTGTCAGTTCTCTCATGGTCTCTCTCTGGTCAAGGATCATTTCCTTTTGATGCACCACTGTCTCCCGCAGATGCAGGATGGTTTCCTTAGCTTCTTCTAGAGTACCCACCCAATGGCTACTGCCTGCACCATTAGCTGCGCTTCCATGTCGTTGATGGCCATTTGACTGGCAACCATTATCCATATCCAATGGCATAGGACTGCATATAAATTTGGGTAAGCCATGTTCAGAGGCTAACAGTAgtggggaaaagatgaggaagagCAATGTCCAGTGCATTGCGATCACCAGAGGTAGGATGTTTGGTGGATGGGAAAAGAGTAGGAGTGGGGATGGAAATGGGCTGGCCAGTTCAGGAGAAATTAGAAGCAGAAGCAGATGATAACTTCCAGAAAGGCCAAGTCTTTACAGCTTGAAGAATCCTATTGTACAACAGATTTCAACCCTGCATCCATCATCCAGATCTTCTCTTAGATGACCAATAAAATTCCCCAAGAAAGAAATTCAGCTTCTATCAAGAAGGAGATGCAAAGATCTTTGACAGAGGAGAAGATACTCTAGATGAAACTCTTCAAGTCATGTCTGGTTCACCAGGTCACCAAGTCTTCAATACCCACAATGGCTGGTTCCATTGT harbors:
- the LOC116521602 gene encoding neuronal pentraxin-1-like produces the protein MEPAIVGIEDLVTCYHLLLLLISPELASPFPSPLLLFSHPPNILPLVIAMHWTLLFLIFSPLLLASEHGLPKFICSPMPLDMDNGCQSNGHQRHGSAANGAGSSHWVGTLEEAKETILHLRETVVHQKEMILDQRETMRELTAKLSRCEIHSRRHSEHHGNHQEENHNHKFGHHEGGHRGHHDNSQRGHHEDAHQPHHEDGHRGHRDAGHRDPHEGHHAQENEHHPTAQPGNHAPQVSHNTHDSSHKAHTPAQSNAMEDPPNEASAAIHQMERMLKSLKERLEHLQHNWNNSTFSTSMWDTLQEKISLLEQQIHEKSNTSEHQTPSVPKATGMRQRHVSHGRTVEKGNKADKHSEHFHVDFPLRTNYMYIKIKHTLQHEIFAFSICLWLKSTSSPGIGTPFSYSVPNQANEVVLIQWGNNPMELLINDKVATLPLAVNDAKWHHICVTWSTRHGIWKSYQDGVQTGNGENLAPWHPVKPGGVFILGQEQDTLGGRFDATQAFIGEMSDFNMWSYIVTPAEIYKMATCSSSTGGDLINWTENSIELHRGVIKLPYNACH